A window from Lampris incognitus isolate fLamInc1 chromosome 5, fLamInc1.hap2, whole genome shotgun sequence encodes these proteins:
- the gemin6 gene encoding gem-associated protein 6, which yields MPVWSALSPSDWTRLVHKEVAVTAHHQQRHRGWLYTVDPVSASVVLVNFQEAGGALVTVVMGHAVEEVEVLQEGDSAMAACLNAIFLPSKAQSFSTEELRQRKRSLRQWLEKNRVPVEEVGEVLRVANVLTVSPPYGVEDCSSPNEIILARVQGLMESNPKVDGGQQDT from the exons ATGCCGGTGTGGAGCGCGCTGAGCCCGTCCGACTGGACCCGGCTGGTCCATAAAGAGGTGGCGGTGACGGCGCACCACCAGCAGCGGCACCGCGGCTGGCTCTACACCGTGGACCCGGTGTCCGCCag TGTAGTCTTGGTGAACTTCCAGGAGGCGGGCGGGGCGCTGGTCACGGTGGTTATGGGTCACGCTGTGGAGGAAGTGGAGGTCCTGCAGGAAGGGGACAGCGCCATGGCAGCGTGTCTCAACGCCATCTTCCTCCCCTCCAAGGCACAGTCCTTCAGCACCGAGGAGCTGCGGCAGCGGAAGCGGAGCCTCCGACAGTGGCTGGAGAAGAACCGTGTCCCTGTGGAGGAGGTCGGGGAGGTGCTACGGGTCGCTAACGTATTAACGGTTAGCCCACCGTACGGCGTCGAGGACTGCAGCAGCCCCAACGAGATCATCCTAGCCAGAGTTCAGGGTTTGATGGAGAGTAACCCCAAGGTGGACGGCGGGCAGCAGGACACCTGA